In the Magnolia sinica isolate HGM2019 chromosome 15, MsV1, whole genome shotgun sequence genome, one interval contains:
- the LOC131226996 gene encoding uncharacterized protein LOC131226996, translating into MDPPKVSSKGLRGLQQGDPLFPPLFLIVGEALSRMLNKGEEEDSVLVDNLHFVIRCFEVVSGLKVNLTKSKLCGINIEPKEVSDFAQKMGCAAASFLSSFVGLPLCTGVPPKSAWDKVINRFESYLTKWKCRFLSRGGRLTLIKAALSNLPVHLMSLFRCPPSKLKSIDKLMRDFFWNDKSD; encoded by the exons ATGGATCCCCCAAAGGTTTCTTCAAAAGGCTTGCGTGGCCTGCAGCAGGGCGATCCTCTTTTCCCACCTTTGTTCCTCATTGTTGGAGAGGCCCTTTCCAGAATGTTGAATAAAGGAGAAGAGGAAG ATTCTGTGTTGGTGGATAATTTACATTTCGTCATTCGTTGCTTTGAGGTGGTGTCGGGTTTGAAGGTAAATCTGACCAAATCCAAATTATGCGGTATCAATATAGAGCCCAAGGAGGTTTCAGATTTTGCTCAAAAGATGGGCTGCGCAGCGgcctccttcctttcttcctttgttGGCCTCCCTCTATGTACGGGTGTGCCCCCTAAATCTGCGTGGGACAAGGTGATAAATCGTTTCGAATCCTATCTAACCAAATGGAAGTGTCGTTTTCTCTCGAGAGGTGGGCGTCTAACTCTCATAAAGGCGGCCCTGTCCAATCTGCCTGTGCACCTCATGTCCCTTTTCAGATGCCCTCCTAGTAAATTGAAGTCAATCGATAAGCTGATGCGGGATTTCTTCTGGAACGACAAATCTGATTAA
- the LOC131227639 gene encoding probable nucleoside diphosphate kinase 5 has translation MGKLSLLLLVAISLLLSFPTEASVEKEKTLAIIKPDGLFGDYTDKIKTIILESGFIIVREMTLQLNESDVALFYAEHSGRSFFPSLVNYMTSGPVSIMVLEKANAIVDWRILIGPTDARKARLSHLGSIRAMCGSDLERNCVHGSDSPQSAAREITFFFGEMSSGENVAVHDEL, from the exons CTTTCCAACTGAAGCAAGTGTGGAGAAGGAGAAGACATTGGCAATTATAAAACCGGATGGTTTATTTGGTGACTATACAGACAAGATAAAGACAATTATTCTGGAATCTGGGTTCATTATCGTTAGAGAGATGACGCTTCAACTCAATGAAAGTGATGTGGCACTCTTTTATGCAGAGCATTCTGGAAGGAGCTTCTTTCCTAGccttgtcaattacatgacaag CGGCCCAGTGTCTATTATGGTTCTGGAAAAGGCGAATGCTATTGTTGATTGGCGCATTTTGATTGGACCAACGGATGCAAGAAAAGCCAGGCTATCACACCTTGGAAG CATTAGGGCCATGTGTGGGTCAGATTTAGAAAGGAATTGTGTTCATGGTTCTGATTCTCCTCAATCTGCTGCACGGGAGATTACATTTTTCTTTGGAGAGATGTCATCTG GAGAAAATGTTGCCGTACATGATGAGCTTTAG